A single window of Desulfovibrio sp. G11 DNA harbors:
- a CDS encoding rubredoxin, with amino-acid sequence MAEPQDMWRCQMVNCGYVYDPDRGDKRRKVPAGTKFEDLPEDWRCPVCGAGKKSFRRLSDEA; translated from the coding sequence ATGGCTGAACCGCAAGACATGTGGCGTTGCCAGATGGTAAACTGTGGCTATGTGTATGATCCCGACCGTGGCGACAAGCGCCGCAAGGTTCCTGCGGGAACCAAGTTCGAAGATCTGCCCGAAGACTGGCGTTGTCCGGTCTGTGGCGCGGGTAAAAAAAGTTTTCGCCGCCTGAGCGATGAAGCATAA
- a CDS encoding glucokinase, protein MQRILVADVGGTNCRMGSFRLEGTSLTLECSARISSSGLENGQDLFFALAEGLRLSPEQAGAVVIGLAGPVDGQKGSLTNGRLRVDLADISPLPAAGRCLLLNDFILQAYATLTPPGVQALHVAGPAQKNDGSADAVSSGEEEGGLIKGVHSGNIHAVIGAGTGLGAASLLLSEQGRPVAVPSEAGHAAFAFLGKEEQDYGRALCKGLERPFASAENVLCGQGLSTLHYYLTGRMLHPSQVGDSALSRDTPTLHWYARFLGRFCRGWILSTLCREGLWIAGGVAAANPLCVSCQSFSEALYADSGDVMSLLQCVPVRLVTDTDSGLWGGAYAGAALLQDSECM, encoded by the coding sequence ATGCAGCGAATTCTTGTGGCCGATGTGGGGGGAACCAACTGCCGGATGGGCAGCTTCAGGCTGGAGGGAACCTCGCTTACGCTGGAATGCTCTGCGCGGATCAGTTCTTCGGGGCTGGAAAACGGGCAGGACCTGTTTTTCGCTCTGGCCGAAGGCCTGCGGCTGTCGCCGGAACAGGCCGGAGCCGTGGTCATCGGGCTGGCCGGGCCTGTGGACGGGCAGAAGGGAAGCCTGACCAATGGGCGGCTGCGCGTTGACCTTGCAGATATCTCTCCGCTGCCGGCTGCCGGGCGCTGCCTGCTGCTGAATGACTTTATCCTTCAGGCGTATGCCACCCTGACCCCTCCTGGCGTTCAGGCTCTACATGTGGCTGGGCCTGCACAAAAAAATGATGGAAGCGCCGATGCCGTTTCTTCTGGTGAAGAAGAGGGCGGCTTGATAAAGGGCGTACACTCCGGAAATATCCACGCTGTCATCGGTGCCGGGACAGGTCTTGGAGCCGCCAGTCTGCTGCTTTCCGAGCAGGGAAGACCGGTGGCTGTTCCCAGTGAAGCCGGACACGCTGCTTTCGCCTTTCTTGGCAAAGAAGAGCAGGATTACGGACGGGCTTTGTGCAAAGGGCTGGAGCGGCCTTTTGCCAGTGCTGAAAACGTGCTTTGCGGACAGGGGCTTTCCACGCTGCATTACTATCTGACAGGCCGGATGCTGCATCCTTCTCAGGTGGGCGATAGTGCGCTTTCGCGTGATACGCCCACTTTGCATTGGTATGCGCGTTTTCTGGGGCGGTTTTGTCGGGGATGGATATTGTCTACCCTTTGTCGTGAAGGGTTGTGGATTGCCGGGGGTGTGGCGGCCGCCAATCCTCTTTGCGTAAGTTGTCAGTCTTTTTCAGAAGCTCTGTATGCTGATTCGGGGGATGTCATGTCCCTGCTGCAGTGTGTGCCTGTGCGCCTTGTAACAGATACCGACAGCGGCCTTTGGGGAGGTGCGTATGCCGGGGCGGCATTACTGCAGGACAGTGAATGCATGTAG
- a CDS encoding response regulator has protein sequence MKKHIMVVDDSKTIRNLVAFVLKGEGFKVSTAEDGLDAIEKLYSLDPVDLIVSDVNMPRMDGFTFIKTIRAQDAYKDIPIIVLSTEGQEKDIQTGMSLGANLYMVKPAQPEKMVRNIKMLLG, from the coding sequence ATGAAAAAACATATCATGGTCGTCGATGACTCCAAAACCATCCGCAACCTGGTGGCCTTTGTGCTGAAAGGGGAAGGCTTCAAGGTCAGCACCGCCGAAGATGGCCTTGACGCCATTGAAAAGCTGTACAGCCTCGACCCGGTGGACTTGATCGTCTCTGATGTCAACATGCCGCGCATGGACGGTTTCACTTTTATCAAGACCATCCGCGCCCAGGATGCTTACAAAGACATCCCGATCATCGTGCTTTCCACCGAAGGGCAGGAAAAAGACATACAAACCGGTATGAGCCTTGGGGCCAACCTTTATATGGTCAAACCAGCGCAGCCGGAAAAAATGGTTCGCAATATAAAGATGCTCCTGGGCTAG
- a CDS encoding rhomboid family intramembrane serine protease, which produces MRSPYSSNPPVTNGRWLIRRRPNSLSRYWRNISRAGGADSYTRFRDSLLVLNARNIPHKTISLSGREHIYVPPLLEGIALAELAEFSAESHKAVPAPTPLRVYRHSALAALFLLPLLVWHGWRAGWWPAPLFLPPPDTWAPAGMLDNVLVRIYDQYYRLATALTLHVSLAHVWGNVAFGALFLSLLARLTGIGRALWLTVAGGIAGNALTVVLRPRAVTSMGFSTALFAAVGALAGFMAMHSGQRRKAALPVAAGVAILAMLGTEGENTDYAAHIAGLCGGLVLGAWEAWRTQKRWPALPQLPAGALAAALLVGAWYWAFVVLPV; this is translated from the coding sequence ATGCGCTCTCCCTACAGCAGCAATCCGCCCGTCACCAACGGGCGCTGGCTTATCCGCAGAAGGCCCAACAGCCTGTCACGGTACTGGCGAAATATCAGCCGGGCCGGCGGGGCGGACAGCTATACGCGTTTTCGCGACAGCCTCCTGGTACTTAATGCCAGAAATATCCCACACAAAACCATTTCCCTGTCCGGCAGGGAGCATATTTACGTGCCTCCGCTGCTGGAAGGCATAGCCCTGGCAGAGCTGGCAGAGTTTTCTGCCGAGAGCCATAAGGCTGTTCCTGCCCCTACCCCGCTGCGCGTGTATCGTCACAGCGCCCTGGCCGCCCTTTTCCTACTGCCCCTGCTCGTCTGGCATGGCTGGCGTGCTGGCTGGTGGCCGGCCCCGCTCTTTCTGCCCCCACCGGACACCTGGGCCCCCGCAGGCATGCTGGACAATGTGCTGGTGCGCATTTATGACCAATATTACAGGCTGGCCACAGCGCTTACCCTGCATGTAAGCCTGGCGCATGTGTGGGGCAACGTGGCCTTTGGCGCACTCTTTCTTTCCCTGCTTGCCAGGCTCACCGGTATAGGCAGAGCACTATGGCTCACTGTGGCAGGAGGAATCGCAGGCAATGCCCTTACCGTAGTGTTGCGCCCCCGGGCTGTCACCAGTATGGGATTTTCCACAGCTCTCTTCGCCGCAGTGGGTGCGCTGGCAGGCTTTATGGCCATGCATTCCGGCCAGCGCCGTAAGGCGGCCTTGCCTGTGGCCGCAGGTGTCGCCATCTTGGCAATGCTTGGCACTGAAGGCGAAAATACTGACTATGCCGCTCATATAGCCGGGCTGTGCGGTGGCCTTGTACTAGGGGCCTGGGAAGCGTGGCGGACGCAAAAACGCTGGCCGGCTCTGCCCCAGCTACCGGCAGGCGCTCTGGCCGCTGCTCTGCTTGTTGGTGCATGGTACTGGGCTTTTGTGGTATTGCCTGTATGA
- a CDS encoding bacterioferritin, giving the protein MAGNREDRKAKVIEVLNKARAMELHAIHQYMNQHYSLDDMDYGELAANMKLIAIDEMRHAENFAERIKELGGEPTTQKEGKVVTGQAVPVIYESDADQEDATIEAYSQFLKVCKEQGDIVTARLFERIIEEEQAHLTYYENIGSHIKNLGDTYLAKIAGTPSSTGTASKGFVTATPAAE; this is encoded by the coding sequence ATGGCTGGAAATAGAGAAGACCGCAAGGCCAAGGTCATCGAGGTTCTCAACAAGGCTCGCGCCATGGAGCTGCACGCCATCCACCAATACATGAACCAGCACTATAGCCTGGATGACATGGACTATGGTGAGCTTGCCGCCAACATGAAGCTTATTGCCATCGACGAGATGCGCCATGCGGAAAACTTCGCCGAGCGTATCAAAGAACTGGGCGGCGAACCTACCACCCAGAAAGAAGGCAAGGTGGTTACCGGACAGGCTGTGCCCGTTATCTACGAAAGCGATGCGGACCAGGAAGACGCCACCATCGAGGCGTACAGTCAATTTCTCAAGGTCTGTAAGGAACAGGGCGATATCGTCACTGCCCGTCTTTTCGAGCGCATTATTGAAGAAGAACAGGCCCATCTGACATATTACGAAAATATCGGCAGCCATATCAAAAATCTGGGCGACACGTATCTGGCAAAGATTGCCGGTACGCCATCGTCCACAGGAACTGCCAGCAAGGGCTTTGTTACCGCTACTCCGGCTGCTGAATAG
- a CDS encoding glycosyltransferase, with amino-acid sequence MAPVIVAKDLYKCYAGFSPVLRGVNIEVEPGEMVAIMGPSGCGKSTMLHVLGMLHAPDSGFLEILGKDVLHLDREQTAAFRRGTMGFVMQSSNLFDHSTVFENVEFPLIYERIPPQERWERVIRALELVRLSARVHYRSNRLSGGEQQRVAIARAMVNSPRILLADEPTGALDAKTSRLIMDNFRNLCHTGGVAMVMVTHDPKMAEFCDSVYTLEDGILHCRKREVPRISVQETYNLLSGAKPVVRGALVAERFPEASGQCLMTEAHHMHASGLLSRIYAIRDNGLLGSPEGYALPLAVRRIGGWRTFGAYLAMFRHMRGASANLWSLWRTLPGRGRWGHWLWDHLRSFGSGALLARWGLEENIEIFYAAGAHGPATASWVASRLLDVPYAFAVRSHDLANPGLNWAAKVNDAVFVRCDTEASRQAMRELMPDVPEHKFVVLRDPLTLTPPDEDAEQAPAGNDAAVELNILAVGTISRRKGYDTLLRACAVLKSKGIDFTLRIVGHGPERLRLRWLAWRLGLRGNVLFPGRVPHENMPDFYSKAHVFVAPGRKTRQGDMDGLPSALVEALAFGLAVVVSDLPGQTEAVTDGCNGRVVAQNNVDVLAGVLEELASNPAERRRLGDAARRDLPAFLDEEGVEAHMSTFFKKACRKL; translated from the coding sequence ATGGCTCCTGTTATTGTCGCCAAAGATTTGTACAAGTGCTACGCTGGCTTCTCGCCGGTGTTGCGTGGCGTGAATATTGAAGTGGAGCCGGGCGAGATGGTTGCCATTATGGGACCGTCAGGGTGTGGCAAATCCACAATGCTGCATGTGCTCGGCATGCTGCATGCGCCTGATTCCGGTTTTCTGGAAATTCTCGGGAAAGACGTGTTGCATCTGGACAGAGAGCAGACCGCAGCCTTCAGGCGTGGAACCATGGGCTTTGTCATGCAGTCGAGCAACCTTTTCGACCACTCCACAGTGTTTGAAAATGTTGAATTTCCACTTATTTATGAGCGCATTCCTCCGCAAGAACGGTGGGAAAGGGTCATCCGTGCTCTGGAACTGGTACGGCTTTCGGCCAGGGTGCACTACCGCAGTAATCGCCTTTCCGGCGGTGAGCAGCAGCGTGTGGCCATTGCGCGCGCCATGGTGAACAGCCCCCGCATACTGCTTGCCGACGAGCCTACGGGCGCCCTGGACGCCAAGACCAGCCGTCTTATCATGGATAACTTCCGCAATCTTTGCCATACGGGCGGCGTAGCCATGGTTATGGTGACCCACGACCCCAAGATGGCGGAGTTTTGCGACAGTGTGTATACGCTTGAAGACGGCATTCTGCATTGCCGCAAGCGTGAGGTGCCGCGTATTTCCGTTCAGGAAACATATAACCTGCTGTCCGGTGCCAAGCCGGTGGTGCGCGGCGCGTTGGTGGCAGAGCGTTTTCCCGAGGCTTCCGGGCAATGTCTTATGACCGAAGCACACCACATGCACGCTTCCGGGCTGCTTTCACGCATTTACGCCATTCGTGACAACGGTCTTCTGGGTAGTCCCGAGGGCTACGCCCTGCCCCTGGCTGTGCGCCGTATCGGTGGCTGGCGCACGTTTGGCGCCTACCTTGCCATGTTCCGTCATATGCGCGGCGCTTCAGCCAATCTCTGGAGTCTCTGGCGCACATTGCCCGGGCGAGGCCGCTGGGGACACTGGTTGTGGGACCATCTGCGTTCTTTTGGTTCCGGCGCTCTGCTGGCCCGCTGGGGCCTGGAAGAAAATATTGAGATTTTTTATGCCGCCGGAGCGCACGGCCCGGCCACAGCTTCATGGGTGGCCTCGCGTCTGCTTGATGTGCCGTATGCTTTTGCCGTACGCTCGCACGACCTTGCCAACCCCGGCCTTAACTGGGCAGCAAAAGTCAACGATGCAGTTTTTGTACGCTGCGATACAGAAGCTTCCCGTCAGGCCATGCGTGAGCTTATGCCTGACGTGCCGGAACACAAGTTTGTGGTGCTGCGTGACCCGCTTACGTTGACCCCCCCGGATGAGGATGCCGAACAGGCTCCTGCGGGCAACGACGCTGCCGTCGAACTGAATATTCTGGCTGTGGGCACGATCAGCCGCCGCAAGGGCTATGACACTCTTTTGCGCGCCTGCGCGGTACTGAAAAGCAAGGGTATCGACTTCACGCTCAGAATCGTGGGACATGGACCGGAGCGTCTGCGTCTGCGCTGGCTGGCCTGGCGGCTTGGTTTGCGGGGCAACGTGCTTTTTCCGGGGCGGGTCCCCCATGAAAACATGCCGGATTTTTACAGTAAGGCCCATGTATTCGTAGCGCCAGGCCGCAAAACGCGGCAAGGAGATATGGACGGGCTGCCCTCGGCGCTCGTGGAGGCCCTGGCTTTTGGACTGGCCGTAGTTGTCAGTGACTTGCCAGGGCAGACTGAGGCCGTGACTGACGGCTGCAATGGACGCGTTGTAGCGCAGAACAATGTGGATGTTCTGGCCGGGGTGCTTGAAGAGTTGGCCTCAAATCCTGCAGAGCGGCGGCGGCTGGGCGATGCAGCACGCCGGGATCTGCCTGCATTTCTGGACGAAGAGGGCGTTGAGGCCCATATGAGCACGTTTTTTAAAAAGGCGTGCCGCAAGCTGTGA
- the rfaE2 gene encoding D-glycero-beta-D-manno-heptose 1-phosphate adenylyltransferase, with the protein MNFDTVHVLVVGDVMLDRYIAGSVGRISPEAPVPVLGVNKRWFAPGGAANVARNLVNLGAQATLVGLSGIDEAGDDLCRSLEQAGIEHRLISSGARSTTCKTRVLAQGQQLLRLDEERCMHPDADELDALRQAVFDTLPDCRAVILSDYGKGVLLENEQGESLCRAIIDEARRLGIAVLVDPKGTQWGRYAGAHCVTPNRQEFALACGRDEHVPLDRALRAELADRLRKRHAIERVLLTRGAKGMALFGPDAPPRYIRAAMREVADVSGAGDTVIATLGACIGSGLSWEESMDAANAAAGVAVGKMGTAPVSITELRQALRQGADNPKLYALPELLEKVEDWRRKNESIVFTNGCFDLLHPGHISLLRQSAAQGTHLVVGLNSDASVRRLKGPSRPVQNEQSRALLLSALHGVDAVVFFDEDTPLNLVTALRPDVLVKGSDYTVETVVGADVVLASGGRVYLADLVQGCSTTGIVRKIDASGGNSSSR; encoded by the coding sequence ATGAATTTTGATACGGTGCATGTGCTGGTAGTGGGCGACGTAATGCTTGACCGCTACATTGCCGGGAGTGTGGGGCGCATATCGCCTGAAGCCCCGGTGCCTGTACTTGGCGTGAACAAACGATGGTTCGCGCCGGGCGGCGCGGCCAATGTGGCCCGCAATCTGGTGAACCTTGGAGCGCAGGCCACCCTTGTGGGCCTTTCCGGCATTGATGAAGCCGGCGACGATCTGTGTCGGAGCCTGGAGCAGGCCGGCATTGAGCACCGCCTGATATCTTCCGGAGCGCGCAGCACCACATGCAAGACCAGAGTGCTCGCCCAGGGGCAGCAGTTGCTGCGGCTGGATGAAGAGCGCTGCATGCACCCGGACGCGGATGAGCTTGATGCCTTGCGCCAGGCGGTGTTTGATACGCTGCCTGATTGCCGTGCAGTGATCCTTTCTGATTACGGCAAGGGTGTTTTGCTGGAAAACGAGCAGGGTGAAAGCCTGTGCCGCGCTATTATCGACGAAGCCCGCCGCCTGGGTATTGCCGTGCTTGTGGATCCCAAGGGAACGCAGTGGGGCCGCTATGCGGGTGCGCATTGCGTAACGCCCAACAGGCAGGAATTTGCTCTGGCCTGTGGCAGGGACGAACATGTGCCGCTGGACAGGGCGCTGAGGGCAGAACTGGCAGACCGGCTGCGGAAACGTCATGCCATTGAAAGAGTGCTGCTGACCCGTGGGGCCAAGGGAATGGCCCTGTTCGGCCCGGATGCACCTCCACGTTATATACGAGCCGCCATGCGCGAAGTTGCGGATGTTTCCGGAGCGGGCGATACTGTGATTGCCACTCTGGGGGCCTGCATCGGCAGCGGCTTGTCCTGGGAAGAAAGCATGGATGCGGCCAATGCCGCGGCCGGCGTTGCTGTGGGAAAAATGGGTACGGCTCCTGTAAGTATTACCGAATTGCGTCAGGCGCTGCGTCAGGGCGCGGATAATCCCAAGCTTTATGCCTTGCCAGAGCTTCTTGAAAAGGTGGAAGACTGGCGGCGAAAAAATGAAAGCATAGTCTTCACCAACGGATGTTTTGACTTGCTGCATCCGGGTCATATTTCTCTTTTACGCCAAAGTGCCGCTCAGGGAACCCACCTTGTGGTGGGGCTTAATTCCGATGCCTCGGTACGCCGTCTCAAGGGGCCAAGCCGCCCGGTACAAAACGAGCAAAGCCGCGCGTTGCTTTTGTCCGCTCTGCACGGAGTGGACGCAGTCGTGTTTTTTGACGAAGACACACCGCTGAATCTTGTCACCGCCCTGCGTCCTGATGTACTCGTCAAAGGCAGTGACTATACGGTGGAAACCGTAGTGGGGGCGGATGTGGTGCTGGCTTCGGGCGGCCGCGTCTATCTGGCCGATCTTGTGCAGGGGTGCAGTACCACCGGGATTGTGCGCAAAATTGACGCTTCCGGCGGGAACAGCTCCTCACGTTGA
- the rpmB gene encoding 50S ribosomal protein L28: MSKECIFCGKKPQVGNLVSHSNIKTKRRFNPNLQRVRHQFADGSVRTLTVCTRCLRSGVVTKPLVRKQG; this comes from the coding sequence ATGAGCAAGGAATGCATTTTCTGCGGCAAAAAGCCCCAGGTTGGTAACCTCGTCAGCCATTCCAATATCAAGACCAAGCGTCGCTTCAACCCCAACCTCCAGCGTGTGCGCCACCAGTTTGCCGACGGCAGTGTGCGGACTCTTACTGTGTGCACCCGCTGCCTGCGCTCTGGTGTTGTGACCAAACCCCTGGTGCGTAAGCAGGGTTAA
- a CDS encoding Fur family transcriptional regulator yields the protein MAQVQTRMTRQRAVILEELRKTKTHPTADELYSIVRERLPRISLGTVYRNLDFLADSGEIRRLEAAGSTKRFDGDISRHQHVRCIQCGRIGDVMDMHEAPSVEGMNVEGFSSVLSSRIEYDGICSACAGRVRGDIQ from the coding sequence ATGGCCCAAGTTCAAACAAGAATGACCCGCCAACGCGCGGTAATTTTGGAAGAGTTGCGCAAGACCAAGACCCATCCCACTGCGGATGAGCTTTACAGCATTGTGCGCGAACGCCTGCCCCGCATCAGCCTTGGCACCGTTTATCGTAATCTGGACTTTCTGGCCGATAGCGGCGAAATTCGCCGTCTTGAGGCTGCCGGATCGACCAAGCGGTTTGACGGCGATATCTCGCGTCACCAGCATGTGCGCTGCATCCAGTGCGGCCGCATTGGCGATGTGATGGACATGCATGAGGCTCCTTCCGTGGAAGGCATGAACGTGGAAGGTTTTTCTTCTGTGCTGAGCTCACGTATCGAGTACGACGGCATTTGCAGTGCCTGTGCCGGACGTGTGCGAGGCGACATTCAGTAG
- a CDS encoding chemotaxis protein CheA encodes MSQDFFDPELFADFIAEAKEHLETIEPNLLELEKAPGNLALLNDIFRPMHSLKGASGFLGLNRINQLAHKSENILDELRKGSMVVTPEIMDVILASTDALRQMIDNLESSNSEGEVETGHIMAQIDAIMAGESPVPAQPGQAAPASPAFPAEEVTPAAAAGLSEAESLSAVGDMPDVPLFGPSSATQSQDSATVNADGMSGKEWVATLPALPSYALTAFGESHLKDFIDESIEIIENLTNGLLELEENPTGQGELVNDLFRFFHNMKGNSGIIGYSDLNALTHEAETLLNNVRQGKITPTHELIDLLLLVVDVMEALVHNIDVASGQASPFETDSVVKQLQNALAGGPIALPAELLTAQGREQADSGNPEHAHDAADVADAPVEVVTPTIIPVGSEGDDAEAFRVTVQQQIEIIHAALETLKKDGSHKDSIDALYRCLLAIKNACGFMGLADIKTYAERTAGIVDQGRSSGIDFDLMVDLLDQEVSIIQDMVRQALNDGKVPTDASSATTKPASDEDVGSAPIIADKPEATPTTTSAPIAPAPAQAEVQGAAPADAKTTVPTATAVPASGEQSTEAASRPAQPKPAPPMTQAAPARAAAPQAKGAASAAEGHKSSSTIRVDHERLDHLMNLIGELIINRNRYTLIARSLEDSGDNVDISHVAQSLSETTYAMARISDDLQDTIMKVRMVPVSSVFSRFPRLVRDLSRKSGKEVDLVMEGEETELDKSVVEVIGDPLVHLIRNSVDHGIESEDVRLAAGKPAKGKVTLRAFHKGNSVAIEIEDDGKGIDPAKMRETAIRKGVITPEEAAQLDDREAVELIFAPGFSSADQITDISGRGVGMDVVRTNIKNLKGSVSTYSEVGKGTRFTLSLPLTLAIIDALMVNVSGQMYAIPLDAVSETTKIEAHRLTDVKGRKAVTLRGEVLGVVEMAEMLGLPRTDPLPDVLSVVVIHDNDRRLGLVVDRLLERQEIVIKPLGAYLGDLKGISGATIMGDGSVILILDPHEIYLMATSKAVSVVPAGEGKPVATPAGRI; translated from the coding sequence ATGAGCCAGGATTTTTTTGACCCGGAATTATTTGCTGACTTCATTGCAGAAGCCAAAGAGCACCTCGAAACTATCGAGCCCAATCTTCTTGAGCTTGAAAAAGCTCCGGGGAATTTGGCGCTGCTCAATGACATCTTCCGCCCCATGCACTCGCTCAAGGGCGCTTCGGGTTTTCTTGGCCTGAACCGCATCAATCAGCTCGCCCACAAGTCTGAAAACATTCTGGATGAGCTGCGCAAAGGCAGTATGGTCGTCACGCCGGAAATTATGGACGTTATTCTGGCTTCCACAGACGCCCTGCGCCAGATGATTGATAACCTTGAGAGCAGCAATAGCGAAGGCGAAGTGGAAACCGGGCATATCATGGCCCAGATTGACGCCATCATGGCCGGCGAAAGCCCTGTGCCGGCACAGCCCGGGCAAGCTGCTCCGGCGTCCCCGGCTTTTCCGGCAGAAGAGGTCACACCTGCTGCCGCCGCAGGCCTGTCCGAAGCAGAGAGCCTTTCGGCGGTGGGAGACATGCCTGATGTCCCGCTTTTTGGTCCGTCATCCGCGACGCAATCTCAGGATAGCGCGACCGTCAATGCAGATGGTATGAGCGGCAAGGAATGGGTCGCAACCCTGCCTGCGCTGCCGTCCTATGCCCTTACAGCCTTCGGTGAAAGTCATCTCAAAGATTTCATCGATGAATCAATTGAAATAATTGAAAATCTTACAAACGGCCTGCTTGAGCTTGAAGAAAATCCCACAGGCCAGGGCGAACTCGTCAACGATCTCTTCCGCTTTTTCCACAATATGAAGGGCAATAGCGGCATTATCGGCTATAGCGACCTTAATGCCCTCACCCACGAAGCAGAAACACTGCTCAATAACGTGCGTCAGGGCAAAATCACCCCCACGCACGAGCTTATTGACCTGTTGCTGCTTGTTGTGGACGTGATGGAAGCGCTCGTACATAATATTGACGTTGCCTCCGGTCAGGCATCGCCATTTGAAACAGATTCCGTTGTCAAGCAGTTGCAAAACGCTCTTGCCGGCGGTCCCATTGCCCTGCCGGCGGAACTGCTGACCGCCCAGGGCCGCGAACAGGCAGACTCCGGCAATCCGGAGCATGCACATGATGCTGCCGATGTTGCGGATGCGCCCGTGGAAGTGGTGACTCCTACCATTATTCCCGTAGGTTCTGAAGGAGATGATGCCGAAGCTTTTCGCGTCACCGTGCAACAGCAGATCGAAATTATCCATGCGGCCCTGGAAACCCTGAAAAAAGACGGCAGCCACAAGGATTCCATTGATGCCCTGTACCGCTGCCTGCTGGCCATAAAAAATGCCTGCGGCTTTATGGGGCTGGCGGATATCAAGACCTACGCCGAACGCACGGCCGGTATTGTGGATCAGGGGCGCAGCAGCGGTATAGACTTCGACCTTATGGTGGACCTTCTGGATCAGGAAGTAAGCATCATTCAGGACATGGTGCGCCAGGCCCTGAACGATGGCAAGGTTCCTACTGACGCCAGTTCCGCCACCACGAAACCCGCTTCTGATGAAGATGTAGGCAGTGCCCCGATCATCGCAGATAAACCTGAAGCTACGCCGACCACAACCAGCGCTCCCATCGCGCCGGCTCCGGCACAGGCTGAAGTTCAGGGCGCCGCGCCAGCAGATGCAAAAACGACAGTTCCCACGGCTACGGCAGTTCCGGCATCCGGCGAACAAAGCACCGAAGCAGCCTCGCGCCCCGCTCAGCCCAAGCCTGCGCCCCCGATGACGCAAGCTGCCCCCGCACGCGCCGCGGCCCCGCAGGCGAAAGGCGCGGCTTCCGCCGCTGAGGGACACAAAAGTTCTTCTACCATCCGGGTTGACCACGAACGCCTTGATCACCTCATGAACCTCATCGGCGAACTGATCATCAACCGTAACCGTTACACGCTTATTGCCCGTTCGCTTGAAGACAGCGGCGACAACGTGGATATTTCGCATGTGGCGCAAAGCCTTTCTGAAACGACCTATGCCATGGCGCGCATTTCTGACGACCTGCAAGACACCATCATGAAGGTGCGCATGGTTCCTGTTTCATCAGTATTCTCCCGCTTTCCCCGTCTGGTGCGCGACCTTTCGCGCAAAAGCGGCAAAGAGGTAGACCTGGTCATGGAAGGAGAAGAAACGGAACTGGACAAGAGTGTGGTAGAGGTCATCGGCGACCCCCTTGTTCACCTTATCCGCAACTCCGTTGACCACGGCATAGAATCGGAAGACGTGCGCCTTGCCGCAGGCAAACCCGCCAAGGGAAAAGTGACGCTGCGGGCTTTTCACAAGGGCAACTCCGTCGCTATTGAAATCGAAGACGACGGCAAGGGCATTGACCCGGCCAAGATGCGCGAAACAGCCATCCGTAAAGGCGTTATCACCCCCGAAGAGGCCGCGCAACTGGATGACCGCGAAGCCGTAGAGCTGATCTTTGCCCCCGGTTTTTCCTCTGCCGACCAGATTACCGACATTTCCGGACGTGGTGTGGGCATGGACGTGGTCCGTACCAACATCAAGAATCTCAAAGGCAGCGTCAGCACCTACTCTGAAGTGGGCAAAGGCACACGGTTTACTCTGAGTCTGCCCCTGACGCTGGCTATCATTGATGCACTTATGGTGAATGTTTCCGGCCAGATGTACGCCATCCCCCTGGATGCCGTGTCGGAAACCACCAAGATTGAGGCTCACCGCCTCACCGATGTGAAGGGCCGCAAGGCTGTCACCCTGCGCGGCGAAGTACTTGGCGTAGTGGAAATGGCCGAAATGCTCGGCCTGCCCCGCACAGATCCCCTGCCGGACGTGCTTTCGGTGGTGGTCATACACGATAATGACCGCCGATTGGGCCTTGTGGTGGACCGCCTGCTTGAACGCCAGGAAATAGTCATCAAACCCTTGGGTGCCTATCTTGGCGATCTCAAAGGCATCTCTGGCGCCACAATTATGGGCGACGGCTCTGTAATTCTTATTCTTGATCCGCATGAAATCTACCTGATGGCCACTTCAAAGGCCGTATCCGTGGTTCCTGCGGGAGAAGGCAAACCGGTGGCCACGCCTGCGGGCAGAATCTGA